A single genomic interval of Electrophorus electricus isolate fEleEle1 chromosome 2, fEleEle1.pri, whole genome shotgun sequence harbors:
- the lingo1a gene encoding leucine-rich repeat and immunoglobulin-like domain-containing nogo receptor-interacting protein 1, which translates to MVAGEASGHSYLVACWQPILILMLGTVLSGSTTGCPSRCECNAQERSVMCHRKKLMSVPEGIPSETRMLDLSKNRIKTINPEEFSAFPNLEELELNENTISTIEPGAFNNLYGLRTLGLRSNKLKLIQLGVFTGLSNLTRLDISENKIVILLDYMFQDLYNLHSLEVGDNDLVFISHRAFHGLNSLEHLTLEKCNLTSVPTEAFTHLHSLNTLRLRNLNINSIRDYSFKRLYRLKVLEIANWPYLDTMTTHCLYGLNLTSLTITSANLTSIPYVALRHLVYLRFLNMSYNPISIIEGNKLHDLLRLQEFHLVGGRLSMIEPYAFRGLNYLKILNVSGNALTTLEESAFHSVGNLETLVLYDNPLACDCRLLWVFRRRWRLNFNRQQPTCASPEFVQGKEFKDFPDILQPNYFTCRKSRIRDRKAQHKYVDEGTTVNFVCQADGDPAPVIMWLSPQKHFITMKTIGRLTVFPDGTLEVRYAQIHDNGTYVCIASNAGGNDTTLAHLHVHSYSPDWPNQPNKTFAFISNQPSESGANETRATVPFPFDIKTLIIATTMGFISFLGVVLFCLVLLFLWSRGKGNTKHNIEIEYVPRKSDAGLSSGTGEAPRKFNMKMI; encoded by the coding sequence ATGGTGGCAGGAGAAGCAAGTGGGCACAGCTACCTGGTGGCGTGCTGGCAGCCCATCCTCATTTTAATGCTGGGCACTGTGTTGTCTGGCTCGACCACAGGGTGCCCGTCTCGCTGTGAGTGCAATGCCCAGGAACGCTCCGTCATGTGCCACCGCAAAAAGCTGATGTCTGTCCCTGAGGGCATTCCGTCTGAGACCCGAATGCTGGACCTCAGCAAGAACCGCATCAAGACCATCAACCCAGAGGAGTTCTCTGCCTTCCCCAACTTGGAAGAGCTGGAGCTGAACGAAAACACCATCTCCACCATTGAGCCTGGAGCCTTTAACAACCTGTATGGCTTACGGACTCTTGGACTGCGCAGCAACAAGCTGAAGCTCATCCAGCTGGGTGTGTTCACGGGTCTCAGTAACCTCACCCGGCTGGACATCAGTGAGAATAAGATTGTCATCCTGCTGGACTACATGTTCCAGGATCTGTATAACCTGCACTCTCTGGAAGTCGGTGATAATGACCTGGTGTTCATATCCCACCGAGCTTTCCACGGCCTCAACAGCCTGGAACACCTGACCCTAGAGAAGTGCAACCTGACCTCCGTTCCTACGGAGGCTTTCACCCACTTGCACAGCCTCAACACTTTGCGTCTTCGCAACCTAAACATCAACAGTATCAGAGATTATTCCTTTAAACGCCTGTACCGTCTCAAAGTTCTGGAGATCGCCAATTGGCCCTATCTCGACACCATGACAACCCACTGCTTATATGGGCTGAATCTTACCTCCCTGACGATCACCAGCGCAAACCTGACTTCAATCCCTTATGTGGCCCTTCGACATCTGGTTTACTTACGATTTCTGAATATGTCCTACAACCCGATCTCCATCATTGAGGGAAACAAGCTCCATGACCTGCTCAGACTGCAAGAATTCCACCTGGTGGGTGGTAGGCTGTCTATGATCGAACCATATGCTTTCAGAGGTCTTAATTACCTGAAGATCTTGAATGTGTCCGGTAATGCTCTGACCACTCTGGAGGAATCCGCATTCCATTCAGTTGGAAATCTGGAGACCCTTGTGCTGTATGATAACCCTCTGGCATGTGACTGCAGGCTTCTCTGGGTGTTCCGCAGACGCTGGAGACTCAACTTCAACCGCCAGCAGCCCACATGTGCTTCGCCCGAATTCGTCCAGGGCAAAGAGTTCAAGGACTTCCCTGACATCTTACAGCCGAATTATTTCACATGTCGTAAGTCAAGGATCCGGGACCGCAAAGCACAGCATAAGTATGTGGATGAAGGAACTACGGTTAACTTTGTGTGCCAGGCAGATGGAGATCCAGCTCCAGTCATTATGTGGCTTTCCCCACAGAAACACTTCATTACCATGAAAACTATAGGAAGGCTTACTGTGTTCCCTGATGGAACTCTAGAGGTGCGGTACGCTCAGATCCATGACAACGGGACCTACGTGTGCATCGCAAGCAATGCAGGTGGAAACGACACCACTTTGGCTCATCTCCACGTTCACAGCTACTCCCCTGACTGGCCTAACCAGCCCAACAAAACGTTCGCTTTCATCTCCAACCAGCCCAGTGAAAGTGGAGCCAATGAGACGAGAGCCACCGTCCCTTTTCCCTTTGACATCAAGACCCTTATAATTGCCACCACCATGGGATTCATCTCCTTCCTTGGTGTGGTACTGTTCTGTCTGGTATTGCTGTTTCTGTGGAGCAGGGGTAAAGGTAACACCAAACACAACATTGAGATTGAGTATGTGCCACGGAAATCAGATGCAGGGCTAAGCAGTGGTACTGGCGAAGCTCCTCGCAAGTTTAACATGAAAATGATTTAA